Proteins encoded by one window of Aptenodytes patagonicus chromosome 9, bAptPat1.pri.cur, whole genome shotgun sequence:
- the PGK1 gene encoding phosphoglycerate kinase 1 — translation MSLSNKLTLDKVDVKGKRVVMRVDFNVPMKDYKITNNQRIKAAVPTIKHCLDHGAKSVVLMSHLGRPDGVPMPEKFSLAPVAVELKALMGREVLFLKDCVGPEVEKACANPAAGSIILLENLRFHVEEEGKGKDASGNKIKADSAKVEAFRASLSKLGDVYVNDAFGTAHRAHSSMVGVNLPQKAAGFLMKKELDYFAKALESPERPFLAILGGAKVQDKIQLISNMLDKVNEMIIGGGMAFTFLKVINNMEIGNSLFDEEGSKIVKDLMAKAEKNGVKITLPVDFITADKFDEHAQTGEATVASGIPAGWMGLDCGPESVKKFVEVVGRAKQIVWNGPVGVFEWDKFAKGTKTLMDKVVEVTGKGSITIIGGGDTATCCAKWNTEDKVSHVSTGGGASLELLEGKVLPGVDALSNV, via the exons ATGTCCCTCTCCAACAAGCTCACCCTCGACAAGGTGGACGTGAAGGGCAAGCGAGTCGTCATGAG GGTTGACTTCAATGTTCCAATGAAGGATTACAAAATAACCAACAATCAAAG AATCAAGGCAGCTGTTCCTACCATCAAGCACTGCTTGGATCATGGAGCCAAGTCAGTGGTTTTGATGAGTCACCTGGGTCGCCCGGATGGTGTTCCCATGCCTGAAAAGTTCTCCTTGGCCCCAGTAGCTGTGGAGCTTAAAGCACTCATGGGCAG GGAGGTCTTATTCCTGAAGGATTGTGTTGGTCCTGAGGTGGAGAAGGCCTGTGCTAATCCTGCAGCTGGCTCCATCATCCTGCTAGAGAACCTCCGATTCCATGtagaagaagaagggaaagggaaggatgcTTCAGGGAACAAG atCAAGGCTGATTCTGCAAAAGTGGAGGCTTTCAGAGCCTCTCTTTCTAAACTGGGAGATGTCTATGTCAATGATGCTTTTGGAACTGCCCACCGAGCTCACAG CTCCATGGTAGGTGTCAATCTGCCTCAGAAGGCTGCTGGCTTCCTGATGAAGAAAGAACTGGATTATTTTGCTAAGGCCCTAGAGAGTCCGGAGAGACCCTTCTTAGCAATTCTTGGAGG AGCCAAAGTTCAGGATAAGATCCAGCTGATCAGTAACATGTTGGATAAGGTCAATGAGATGATCATTGGTGGTGGAATGGCGTTCACCTTCCTCAAAGTGATCAATAACATGGAG ATTGGCAACTCTCTGTTTGATGAAGAGGGATCAAAAATTGTCAAGGACCTGATGGCCAAGGCAGAGAAGAACGGTGTGAAGATTACTCTGCCTGTTGACTTCATCACTGCAGACAAATTTGATGAGCATGCACAGACCGGGGAAGCCACGGTGGCTTCAGGCATTCCTGCTGGCTGGATG GGCTTGGACTGCGGTCCTGAAAGTGTGAAGAAGTTTGTTGAAGTTGTGGGAAGGGCCAAGCAAATTGTGTGGAATGGTCCGGTTGGTGTCTTTGAGTGGGACAAGTTTGCCAAAGGAACCAAAACCCTGATGGACAAAGTGGTAGAAGTAACAGGAAAGGGCAGCATCACCATTATTG GTGGTGGAGATACAGCTACTTGCTGTGCGAAGTGGAACACTGAGGATAAAGTTAGCCATGTCAGCACGGGAGGTGGCGCCAGCCTGGAACTGCTAGAGG GTAAGGTTCTTCCTGGTGTGGATGCCTTGAGCAATGTGTAG